In the genome of Amia ocellicauda isolate fAmiCal2 chromosome 3, fAmiCal2.hap1, whole genome shotgun sequence, one region contains:
- the LOC136746594 gene encoding sialidase-3 isoform X1 translates to MHVLLVLYFIITNDYDSKHNLHKEYIAVQALRLQGSALQDFSICTQTMAIPEKTTLFRQEQPGGVTYRIPALLYLSDTDTFLAFAEKRSSPLDSHAKYLVMRRGTLRDGAVQWAPMVDLLTACLPGHRTMNPCPVYEKQTKTLFLFFICIWGTTSECRQILTGRNAARLCYIRSTDNGKNWSQLEELTETVIGSKVNKWATFAVGPGHGIQMDCGRLIIPAYVYYIHCKCCCLLPLPCCVKPHALSFYSDDCGETWHVGDFIRGLKSCECEMAEIVDRDGRSSLYCNARNTKGYRVEALSEKRGTEFDRPHLAPKLVEQPHGCQGSVVSFPVPEQLAQRGAGENQESSGLLFTSETHTGLLFSHPTSRKQRMDLGVYLNCSPPHTSGWQSPWIIHTGPSGYSDLAYCKGSESFGCLLECGLKSEVEEIAFVSFPLEDVIGASGHKTSSTLH, encoded by the exons ATGCATGTTTTattagttttgtattttattattacaaacGATTACGATAGCAAACACAATCTACACAAGGAATATATCGCCGTCCAAGCATTGCGTCTGCAGGGCAGTGCACTACAG gATTTTTCCATTTGCACGCAAACAATGGCAATCCCAGAAAAGACGACCCTGTTCCGGCAGGAGCAGCCCGGCGGGGTGACCTACAGGATCCCGGCCCTCCTCTACCTCAGCGACACGGACACTTTCCTGGCTTTCGCAGAGAAACGCTCTTCCCCCCTCGACAGTCACGCCAAATACCTGGTGATGAGGAGAGGGACCCTGAGGGATGGGGCTGTTCAG tgggCGCCCATGGTGGATCTTCTTACTGCATGTCTGCCTGGACATCGGACCATGAACCCCTGCCCGGTGTATGAGAAGCAGACCAAAACCCTGTTCCTCTTCTTCATCTGCATCTGGGGAACCACTTCCGAGTGCCGTCAGATTTTGACTGGGAGAAACGCAGCCAGACTCTGCTACATTCGCAGCACCGACAATGGGAAGAACtggagccagctggaggagctgacAGAGACTGTGATTGGCAGCAAGGTGAATAAATGGGCAACCTTTGCAGTGGGACCAGGGCACGGTATCCAGATGGATTGTGGGAGGCTGATCATCCCGGCCTACGTCTACTACATCCACTGCAAGTGCTGTTGCCTGCTGCCCTTGCCTTGCTGTGTTAAGCCTCATGCACTCTCCTTCTACAGCGACGACTGTGGAGAGACGTGGCACGTGGGGGATTTCATACGGGGTCTGAAGTCCTGCGAGTGTGAAATGGCTGAGATCGTGGACCGGGACGGAAGGAGTAGCTTGTACTGCAATGCCCGCAACACAAAGGGCTACAGGGTGGAGGCTCTTAGTGAGAAGAGGGGGACAGAATTTGACAGACCCCATCTGGCACCCAAGCTGGTGGAGCAGCCACATGGGTGCCAGGGAAGCGTGGTCAGCTTCCCTGTGCCAGAGCAGCTTGCCCAGAGGGGAGCGGGAGAAAACCAAGAGAGCTCCGGCCTGCTGTTCACCTCAGAAACTCACACCGGGCTGCTTTTCTCCCACCCAACCAGCCGAAAGCAGAGGATGGACTTGGGGGTGTACCTGAACTGCTCACCCCCACACACCTCCGGCTGGCAGAGCCCCTGGATCATCCACACAGGGCCGAGTGGGTACTCTGACCTGGCCTACTGTAAAGGCTCAGAGAGCTTCGGCTGCCTCTTAGAGTGCGGGCTGAAGAGTGAGGTAGAAGAGATTGCATTTGTCAGTTTTCCCCTGGAAGATGTGATTGGGGCATCAGGACATAAAACAAGCTCTACATTACATTGA
- the LOC136746594 gene encoding sialidase-3 isoform X3, whose protein sequence is MAIPEKTTLFRQEQPGGVTYRIPALLYLSDTDTFLAFAEKRSSPLDSHAKYLVMRRGTLRDGAVQWAPMVDLLTACLPGHRTMNPCPVYEKQTKTLFLFFICIWGTTSECRQILTGRNAARLCYIRSTDNGKNWSQLEELTETVIGSKVNKWATFAVGPGHGIQMDCGRLIIPAYVYYIHCKCCCLLPLPCCVKPHALSFYSDDCGETWHVGDFIRGLKSCECEMAEIVDRDGRSSLYCNARNTKGYRVEALSEKRGTEFDRPHLAPKLVEQPHGCQGSVVSFPVPEQLAQRGAGENQESSGLLFTSETHTGLLFSHPTSRKQRMDLGVYLNCSPPHTSGWQSPWIIHTGPSGYSDLAYCKGSESFGCLLECGLKSEVEEIAFVSFPLEDVIGASGHKTSSTLH, encoded by the exons ATGGCAATCCCAGAAAAGACGACCCTGTTCCGGCAGGAGCAGCCCGGCGGGGTGACCTACAGGATCCCGGCCCTCCTCTACCTCAGCGACACGGACACTTTCCTGGCTTTCGCAGAGAAACGCTCTTCCCCCCTCGACAGTCACGCCAAATACCTGGTGATGAGGAGAGGGACCCTGAGGGATGGGGCTGTTCAG tgggCGCCCATGGTGGATCTTCTTACTGCATGTCTGCCTGGACATCGGACCATGAACCCCTGCCCGGTGTATGAGAAGCAGACCAAAACCCTGTTCCTCTTCTTCATCTGCATCTGGGGAACCACTTCCGAGTGCCGTCAGATTTTGACTGGGAGAAACGCAGCCAGACTCTGCTACATTCGCAGCACCGACAATGGGAAGAACtggagccagctggaggagctgacAGAGACTGTGATTGGCAGCAAGGTGAATAAATGGGCAACCTTTGCAGTGGGACCAGGGCACGGTATCCAGATGGATTGTGGGAGGCTGATCATCCCGGCCTACGTCTACTACATCCACTGCAAGTGCTGTTGCCTGCTGCCCTTGCCTTGCTGTGTTAAGCCTCATGCACTCTCCTTCTACAGCGACGACTGTGGAGAGACGTGGCACGTGGGGGATTTCATACGGGGTCTGAAGTCCTGCGAGTGTGAAATGGCTGAGATCGTGGACCGGGACGGAAGGAGTAGCTTGTACTGCAATGCCCGCAACACAAAGGGCTACAGGGTGGAGGCTCTTAGTGAGAAGAGGGGGACAGAATTTGACAGACCCCATCTGGCACCCAAGCTGGTGGAGCAGCCACATGGGTGCCAGGGAAGCGTGGTCAGCTTCCCTGTGCCAGAGCAGCTTGCCCAGAGGGGAGCGGGAGAAAACCAAGAGAGCTCCGGCCTGCTGTTCACCTCAGAAACTCACACCGGGCTGCTTTTCTCCCACCCAACCAGCCGAAAGCAGAGGATGGACTTGGGGGTGTACCTGAACTGCTCACCCCCACACACCTCCGGCTGGCAGAGCCCCTGGATCATCCACACAGGGCCGAGTGGGTACTCTGACCTGGCCTACTGTAAAGGCTCAGAGAGCTTCGGCTGCCTCTTAGAGTGCGGGCTGAAGAGTGAGGTAGAAGAGATTGCATTTGTCAGTTTTCCCCTGGAAGATGTGATTGGGGCATCAGGACATAAAACAAGCTCTACATTACATTGA
- the LOC136746594 gene encoding sialidase-3 isoform X2, with amino-acid sequence MYKHWTPDFSICTQTMAIPEKTTLFRQEQPGGVTYRIPALLYLSDTDTFLAFAEKRSSPLDSHAKYLVMRRGTLRDGAVQWAPMVDLLTACLPGHRTMNPCPVYEKQTKTLFLFFICIWGTTSECRQILTGRNAARLCYIRSTDNGKNWSQLEELTETVIGSKVNKWATFAVGPGHGIQMDCGRLIIPAYVYYIHCKCCCLLPLPCCVKPHALSFYSDDCGETWHVGDFIRGLKSCECEMAEIVDRDGRSSLYCNARNTKGYRVEALSEKRGTEFDRPHLAPKLVEQPHGCQGSVVSFPVPEQLAQRGAGENQESSGLLFTSETHTGLLFSHPTSRKQRMDLGVYLNCSPPHTSGWQSPWIIHTGPSGYSDLAYCKGSESFGCLLECGLKSEVEEIAFVSFPLEDVIGASGHKTSSTLH; translated from the exons ATGTATAAACACTGGACACCA gATTTTTCCATTTGCACGCAAACAATGGCAATCCCAGAAAAGACGACCCTGTTCCGGCAGGAGCAGCCCGGCGGGGTGACCTACAGGATCCCGGCCCTCCTCTACCTCAGCGACACGGACACTTTCCTGGCTTTCGCAGAGAAACGCTCTTCCCCCCTCGACAGTCACGCCAAATACCTGGTGATGAGGAGAGGGACCCTGAGGGATGGGGCTGTTCAG tgggCGCCCATGGTGGATCTTCTTACTGCATGTCTGCCTGGACATCGGACCATGAACCCCTGCCCGGTGTATGAGAAGCAGACCAAAACCCTGTTCCTCTTCTTCATCTGCATCTGGGGAACCACTTCCGAGTGCCGTCAGATTTTGACTGGGAGAAACGCAGCCAGACTCTGCTACATTCGCAGCACCGACAATGGGAAGAACtggagccagctggaggagctgacAGAGACTGTGATTGGCAGCAAGGTGAATAAATGGGCAACCTTTGCAGTGGGACCAGGGCACGGTATCCAGATGGATTGTGGGAGGCTGATCATCCCGGCCTACGTCTACTACATCCACTGCAAGTGCTGTTGCCTGCTGCCCTTGCCTTGCTGTGTTAAGCCTCATGCACTCTCCTTCTACAGCGACGACTGTGGAGAGACGTGGCACGTGGGGGATTTCATACGGGGTCTGAAGTCCTGCGAGTGTGAAATGGCTGAGATCGTGGACCGGGACGGAAGGAGTAGCTTGTACTGCAATGCCCGCAACACAAAGGGCTACAGGGTGGAGGCTCTTAGTGAGAAGAGGGGGACAGAATTTGACAGACCCCATCTGGCACCCAAGCTGGTGGAGCAGCCACATGGGTGCCAGGGAAGCGTGGTCAGCTTCCCTGTGCCAGAGCAGCTTGCCCAGAGGGGAGCGGGAGAAAACCAAGAGAGCTCCGGCCTGCTGTTCACCTCAGAAACTCACACCGGGCTGCTTTTCTCCCACCCAACCAGCCGAAAGCAGAGGATGGACTTGGGGGTGTACCTGAACTGCTCACCCCCACACACCTCCGGCTGGCAGAGCCCCTGGATCATCCACACAGGGCCGAGTGGGTACTCTGACCTGGCCTACTGTAAAGGCTCAGAGAGCTTCGGCTGCCTCTTAGAGTGCGGGCTGAAGAGTGAGGTAGAAGAGATTGCATTTGTCAGTTTTCCCCTGGAAGATGTGATTGGGGCATCAGGACATAAAACAAGCTCTACATTACATTGA